Proteins from one Spirochaetota bacterium genomic window:
- the cysS gene encoding cysteine--tRNA ligase produces MKIKLHNSLSRSDEEFTPITPGEVKMYSCGPTVYNFAHIGNFRAYMVSDLLHRTLLLAGYKVTLIMNLTDIDDKTIRSARAEKLPLTLFTEKYKKAFFEDIAALRIKPASVYPSATDHIPEMISIIQRLTERGHTYAADGSIYFRLSSFPNYGRLANLEHDVLKAGASGRVAADEYEKENVSDFALWKGYAEADGDVFWETPLGKGRPGWHIECSAMSTKYLGDTFDIHTGGIDNKFPHHENEIAQTECATGKKFVHYWLHNEHLIVDGEKMSKSKGNFYTLRDLIAKGYDARAIRYLLISSHYRKQLNFSLDGILQSAKALERMND; encoded by the coding sequence ATGAAGATAAAATTGCATAATTCTCTTTCGCGTAGTGATGAAGAATTCACACCGATAACGCCGGGCGAAGTGAAGATGTATTCCTGCGGGCCGACGGTGTACAACTTCGCGCATATCGGCAATTTCCGCGCGTATATGGTAAGCGATCTCCTCCACCGCACGCTTCTCCTCGCGGGATACAAGGTCACGCTTATCATGAACCTCACCGACATCGACGACAAGACGATACGCAGCGCGCGGGCGGAGAAACTCCCGCTCACATTGTTCACGGAGAAATACAAGAAAGCCTTCTTCGAGGACATTGCGGCGCTCCGCATCAAACCGGCATCGGTGTACCCTTCAGCGACCGACCACATACCGGAGATGATATCCATCATCCAGCGTCTCACCGAACGCGGGCATACGTATGCCGCCGACGGATCGATATACTTCCGCCTGTCATCGTTCCCGAACTACGGAAGGCTCGCCAATCTCGAACACGATGTGCTCAAGGCCGGCGCGTCGGGGCGCGTTGCCGCGGACGAATACGAGAAAGAGAACGTGAGCGATTTCGCGCTCTGGAAAGGCTACGCCGAAGCGGACGGCGATGTGTTCTGGGAGACGCCGCTCGGCAAGGGGCGCCCCGGATGGCATATCGAATGCTCGGCGATGAGCACGAAATATCTCGGCGATACCTTCGACATACACACCGGCGGCATCGATAATAAATTCCCGCATCATGAGAACGAGATAGCGCAGACCGAATGCGCTACGGGAAAGAAATTCGTGCACTACTGGCTCCACAACGAGCATCTCATCGTCGACGGCGAGAAGATGTCCAAGTCCAAAGGGAATTTCTACACGCTCCGCGACCTCATCGCAAAGGGATACGACGCGCGCGCGATACGCTATCTCCTCATAAGCTCGCATTACCGGAAGCAGCTCAATTTCTCGCTTGACGGCATTCTGCAGTCGGCGAAAGCGCTGGAGCGCATGAACGAT